The following proteins are encoded in a genomic region of Cryptomeria japonica chromosome 11, Sugi_1.0, whole genome shotgun sequence:
- the LOC131069722 gene encoding probable inositol transporter 2: protein MEGVPVKVDAEEFTNCFALLWANPFILRLALSAGIGGLLFGYDTGVISGAILYIRDDFKSVDRDTTLQELIVSMAIAGAIIGAAIGGWLNDRYGRRTALLIADFLFFIGAILMAASPNPGILIVGRLFVGFGVGMASMTAPLYISEASPAKIRGALTSTNAFLITGGQFLSYCINIAFTKVPGTWRWMLGVAGLPALLQFLLMIFLPESPRWLYRKKREEEAVAILKKIYPPEDVESEVQALKESVEAEMEIGTLANIQLSNLWTVKEIRYGLFVGVGLQVFQQFVGINTVMYYSPTIVQLAGFASNTVALLLSLITSGLNAVGSIISIFLIDRTGRKKLVLFSLSGCILALAMLAVVFHIASDQAPMVSRAATTSQFAGYTCPEYASATSSWDCTKCLQAECGFCANRADQLLPGTCIISNSTTKRLCSKVNNSPWFTRGCPSHTGYLAIIGLALYIIFFSPGMGTVPWIVNSEIYPLKYRGICGGIAATACWISNLIVAQTFLTLVNAIGTSLTFMLFGCIAVAGLFFALVFLPETKGLSFEEVELMLQSRVRLFSFKFWKKNPSAKQSYKKEMTSIKNKSSGNSET, encoded by the exons ATGGAAGGAGTTCCGGTGAAGGTTGATGCAGAAGAATTCACCAACTGTTTCGCTCTCTTATGGGCAAATCCCTTCATTTTGAGGCTTGCCTTATCTGCAGGCATTGGAGGCCTGCTCTTTGGCTATGACACAG GTGTTATATCTGGAGCCATTTTGTATATTCGAGATGATTTCAAGAGCGTCGATCGCGATACCACTCTGCAG GAGCTCATAGTGAGCATGGCCATCGCAGGTGCAATCATTGGAGCTGCAATCGGTGGTTGGTTGAACGACCGATATGGACGGAGAACTGCTCTATTGATTGCAGACTTTCTCTTTTTTATAGGAGCAATTCTCATGGCGGCTTCACCCAATCCAGGGATTCTGATTGTGGGCAGATTGTTTGTGGGATTTGGTGTGGGCATGGCTTCTATGACAGCCCCTCTTTACATTTCAGAGGCCTCACCGGCCAAAATCAGGGGAGCTTTAACTAGTACAAATGCTTTTCTCATCACAGGAGGGCAATTCTTGTCATACTGCATCAATATTGCTTTTACAAAG GTTCCTGGAACATGGCGTTGGATGCTTGGAGTTGCAGGGCTTCCTGCTCTTTTACAATTTTTGCTAATGATCTTCTTACCTGAATCTCCTCGTTGGTTGTACAGAAAG AAAAGAGAGGAGGAGGCTGTCGCAATACTTAAAAAGATATACCCACCAGAAGATGTTGAAAGTGAAGTTCAAGCACTCAAGGAATCTGTGGAAGCTGAAATGGAGATAGGAACCCTTGCTAACATTCAACTTTCTAATCTGTGGACTGTGAAAGAGATAAGATACGGGCTCTTTGTAGGAGTGGGTCTTCAG GTATTCCAACAATTTGTGGGCATTAACACTGTGATGTATTACAGTCCCACGATAGTGCAATTAGCAGGGTTTGCTTCAAACACAGTGGCTCTGCTACTCTCTCTGATTACCTCCGGTTTGAATGCTGTTGGATCCATAATCAGTATTTTTCTGATTGACAGAACAGGGAGGAAGAAGCTTGTACTTTTCAGTTTATCTGGATGCATTTTGGCATTGGCAATGTTAGCTGTGGTTTTCCATATAGCATCAGATCAGGCGCCCATGGTAAGCAGGGCAGCCACCACAAGCCAGTTTGCAGGCTACACATGCCCTGAATATGCATCTGCTACCTCAAGCTGGGACTGTACCAAATGCTTGCAGGCTGAGTGCGGATTCTGTGCCAACAGAGCTGATCAG CTGCTGCCTGGAACATGCATAATTTCCAACTCCACAACCAAACGTCTGTGCAGCAAGGTGAACAACAGCCCATGGTTTACTCGCGGATGCCCCAGCCACACTGGATACCTAGCCATTATTGGGCTCGCCCTATACATAATATTTTTCTCCCCTGGCATGGGAACAGTTCCCTGGATTGTAAATTCTGAAATATACCCACTGAAATACAGGGGCATATGCGGAGGAATAGCTGCTACTGCTTGTTGGATATCCAATTTGATAGTGGCGCAGACATTTCTAACTCTGGTTAACGCCATTGGAACATCCTTGACATTCATGTTATTCGGGTGCATAGCTGTGGCAGGTCTGTTCTTCGCTCTGGTTTTTCTCCCAGAAACAAAAGGGCTATCATTCGAGGAAGTGGAGTTAATGTTGCAGTCAAGAGTTAGACTTTTCAGCTTCAAGTTCTGGAAAAAGAATCCCTCTGCAAAGCAATCATACAAGAAAGAAATGACAAGCATAAAGAACAAATCCAGTGGGAACAGTGAAACTTAG